The following coding sequences lie in one Arachis ipaensis cultivar K30076 chromosome B05, Araip1.1, whole genome shotgun sequence genomic window:
- the LOC107644284 gene encoding uncharacterized protein LOC107644284, with amino-acid sequence MGMVPERSKPLHNFSLPCLKWGSQKFLRCVNAPSNITINNDNNNPSQPSSSSPDRRSSRLQPKPQINQIEPSRLPKRKSNQNFDGVPGKKLKVSNFEDGGGGAGGGGEEGGGANGDGGGVSNRPWNLRTRRAACKAPPSPSPSPQAQALITQTASAPHDEERNKLFDVGGSSYFQVKDKKVVMMNERAKFSVSLSKEEVEQDFWGLVGTRPPRRPKKRPRIVQRQLDTLFPGLWLTEVNADCYKVAEVPE; translated from the exons ATGGGTATGGTACCTGAGAGATCAAAGCCACTTCACAACTTCTCCTTGCCATGCTTGAAATGGGGTTCTCAAAAGTTCCTAAGATGTGTCAACGCTCCCTCCAACATCACCATCAACAACGATAACAATAACCCTTCtcaaccttcttcttcttcccctgaTCGCAGATCCTCACGCCTCCAACCCAAACCCCAAATCAACCAAATTGAGCCTTCTAGACTCCCCAAGAGAAAATCCAACCAAAACTTTGATGGGGTACCAGGGAAGAAGCTCAAAGTTTCGAACTTTGAGGATGGAGGGGGAGGagcaggaggaggaggagaagaaggtggTGGTGCAaatggtgatggtggtggtgttTCTAATAGGCCTTGGAATTTGAGGACAAGGAGAGCTGCTTGCAAGGCACCACcgtcaccatcaccatcaccacaaGCACAAGCACTGATAACACAAACAGCATCAGCACCACATGATGAAGAGCGCAATAAGTTATTTGATGTTGGTGGTTCTTCTTATTTTCAAGTGAAGGATAAGAAAGTGGTGATGATGAATGAGAGAGCCAAGTTCTCAGTTTCTCTCTCCAAGGAAGAGGTTGAACAAGATTTCTGGGGATTGGTTGGGACTAGGCCTCCTAGAAGACCTAAGAAGAGGCCTAGAATTGTTCAGAGGCAATTGGAT ACACTATTTCCGGGGTTGTggctgactgaggttaatgcagaTTGCTACAAAGTGGCTGAAGTTCCTGAATGA